The Diachasmimorpha longicaudata isolate KC_UGA_2023 chromosome 18, iyDiaLong2, whole genome shotgun sequence DNA segment tatatttgatATGCCTCCTATAAGACGAAGCAATTTAGGTAGAAGAACCAGAAATGCTACAAACCAAGCTAATTACCGATCTAATCGTACTGCACAAGAACGTGACGACGGAAATGAACGTGAAAGAATTCGGATATCACAAACGCGTGAAGCGCGAGCGCGACATTCAACTAACAATCGCGCAAGTTTGAATCGAGCTGCTTTCAGTTACGATGTGTCAATTGACTACAGTAACTACCAATGTGTTGTTATTGGTTCTATGAACTTGGTTTGCTCACACTGTAAGGCATTAAAATACAAAAACGAAGCCAATGGATTGTGTTGCGCAAATGGTAAAGTGAAATTGATACCATTGGATCCACCACCAGAACCATTGTACTCATTGGTTTCAGGAATAGGAACAGATTCTATACACTTTTTGACACATATCCAACAATATAACAATTGCTTTCAAATGACTTCATTTGGGGCAACAAATGTagttcgggaaaattttatgcCTACTTTCAAGGTATGTATTATAGCAGTTactcataattattttagcGAACAAAATATTCTGTCACCAAAGTTAAGATGTGTCACTAatcttcaatttattaatcacTTATATATCACTTAGTCATCATATTATATGGTGATTCAGTTTCAGTGAcacttttattatattttatatttgataGATATTAGTTAAAACTAAATATATACTTTTTAAgatcaaatattatttaagTTTGATCACTGACAATCCATTAATTTATACCAcaccataatattttttttttatttaaagatacAAGGGCAAATATATCACAGAGCAGGTTCACTATTACCAGTGTCAGGTAGCGCCAACAAATTCctgcaaatttattttatgggcAATTCACCACAAGAAATTGATCTGCGTTGTGCACATAACAATTTAGTAAAGAGGTCTATTGTAGAACAATTACAAACTTTATTTCATCAACacaatcgattaatcgattatattgtttaaaattgtttgttgtttattgtttaaattgtttatattGTTTGTTTGTCGATCGATAATTGATTATATTGTTTAAAACTGCCCTGGATCTGATGCCATCCGATAATCACAAAATTGTAATCAGAGCTGATAAAACACCTGCAGGTCAACATACAAGACGTTTTAATGCACCAACTATTGATGAAGTTGCTATCGTTGTAGTTGGAGAAAACTTGGAATCCCGTGATATTGTTTTACATCGTCG contains these protein-coding regions:
- the LOC135170875 gene encoding uncharacterized protein LOC135170875 produces the protein MPPIRRSNLGRRTRNATNQANYRSNRTAQERDDGNERERIRISQTREARARHSTNNRASLNRAAFSYDVSIDYSNYQCVVIGSMNLVCSHCKALKYKNEANGLCCANGKVKLIPLDPPPEPLYSLVSGIGTDSIHFLTHIQQYNNCFQMTSFGATNVVRENFMPTFKIQGQIYHRAGSLLPVSGSANKFLQIYFMGNSPQEIDLRCAHNNLVKRADKTPAGQHTRRFNAPTIDEVAIVVVGENLESRDIVLHRRNDQLQRSETNKKVSSMKLNQTKLRSEEYIHLRDAINTDGNAQNVGRMTILPATYI